From one Lolium rigidum isolate FL_2022 chromosome 4, APGP_CSIRO_Lrig_0.1, whole genome shotgun sequence genomic stretch:
- the LOC124648716 gene encoding UTP--glucose-1-phosphate uridylyltransferase 3, chloroplastic-like has product MAPPPPPHLRLLSPLLPPLCPPPRRRGRTRILSALPSPSSRPHSQQPVSTASLDRGPSPSLKHHPLAAELARLSAARARLRAARSLDDKLRALDAEPRVAAFFGDRVLGSLQPRDTYLLKCLVAAGQDHVLGWAGDGTHDHERHSTGAAGGSALREALYSLAGLVGKWSGEGGADGVARGGDTELLPQLLKFLGDIDEFYDCIGGIIGYQIMALELISASKSKDSKHRHTQDKSVHFHVPTGVNLSEDTEYASQAALWGIEGLPELGEIYPIGGAGDRLGLVDSDTGESLPAALLPYCGRSLLEGLMRDLQAREFLHFKIFGKQCITPVAIMTSSVKDNHQHIVAICERLEWFGRGRENFRLFEQPLVPVVNAEDGDWLIGKSLLPVGKPGGHGAIWKLACDRGVFEWLYRHGRKGATVRQVSNVVAATDLTLMALAGIGMRHNKKLGFASCERRPGATEGVNVLIEKQNLDGLWAYGITCIEYTEFEKYGISEPADHNGSLQASYPANTNIMYVDLQAVEEVGSRRNASCLPGMVMNLKKAVSYVDHLGFECSAAGGRLECTMQNIADNFMNTYSYRCSKAIESELDTFIVYNERKKVTSSAKRKLKPEDRSLHQTPEGSLLDIMRNAHDLLSSCSIEVPKVKDNNEYLRSKLPFLIFLHPALGPIWEIIKQKFVGGSISKGSELQIEVAEFVWKDVELDGSLLILADNIMGSTKRNTHGEQILHYGARCGRCKLQSVKIVNDGISWASPGNVYWKHDVERSESLKIILHGNAEFEAKDVLLKGNHMFEVPDGHRMRIIQDGSGFAVKLDRISKEMMDSGSWYWEYTVDGAHVKLNMVEL; this is encoded by the exons atggcgcctcctcctcctccccacctccgTCTCCTCTCCCCGCTCCTCCCGCCCCTCTgccctcctccacgccgccgcggcCGGACCCGCATCCTCTCCGCGCTCCCCTCCCCGTCCTCGCGCCCGCACTCGCAGCAACCCGTCTCCACCGCTTCCCTCGACCGCGGGCCCAGCCCCTCCCTCAAACACCACCCGCTCGCCGCGGAGCTCGCGCGCCTctccgccgcccgcgcgcgcctCCGCGCGGCCCGCTCCCTCGACGACAAGCTCCGCGCGCTCGACGCCGAGCCCCGCGTCGCGGCCTTCTTCGGCGACCGGGTTCTGGGCAGCCTCCAGCCCCGCGACACCTACCTGCTCAAATGCCTCGTCGCGGCCGGCCAGGACCACGTGCTCGGCTGGGCCGGCGATGGAACCCACGACCACGAGCGCCACAGCACTGGGGCCGCTGGCGGGAGCGCTCTGCGTGAGGCGCTGTACAGCCTGGCCGGGTTGGTCGGGAAGTGGAGCGGGGAGGGCGGTGCGGACGGCGTGGCGCGGGGCGGGGACACGGAGCTGCTCCCGCAGCTGCTCAAGTTTCTCGGAGACATCGACGAGTTCTACGACTGCATCGGCGGCATCATAGG CTACCAAATCATGGCACTGGAGCTGATTTCAGCATCGAAATCCAAGGACAGCAAGCACCGGCATACCCAAGACAAGTCTGTCCACTTCCATGTCCCCACTGGAGTTAATCTATCGGAGGATACAGAATACGCGTCTCAAGCTGCTCTGTGGGGAATCGAG GGTTTGCCAGAACTGGGTGAAATCTATCCGATTGGTGGTGCCGGTGATCGTCTTGGGTTAGTTGACTCAGATACCGGTGAATCCCTTCCCGCCGCATTGCTTCCTTACTGTGGGAGATCTCTACTGGAAGGCTTGATGCGAGATCTGCAG GCTAGGGAGTTTCTCCATTTCAAAATCTTTGGGAAACAATGTATAACCCCTGTGGCAATCATGACGAGCTCTGTGAAGGATAACCATCAACATATTGTTGCAATCTGTGAAAGACTTGAATGGTTTGGTAGAGGACGGGAGAATTTCCGCTTGTTTGAACAG CCATTGGTACCTGTAGTTAATGCTGAGGATGGTGACTGGTTGATCGGAAAATCACTTCTTCCTGTTGGTAAACCCGGTGGTCATGGCGCTATTTGGAAACTTGCTTGTGATAGAGGTGTATTCGAATGGCTTTATCGTCATGGCAGAAAAGGTGCAACTGTTCGTCAAGTCAG CAATGTTGTTGCTGCAACTGATTTGACACTGATGGCATTGGCAGGAATAGGCATGCGTCACAATAAG AAACTAGGTTTTGCATCTTGTGAGCGAAGACCAGGTGCTACTGAAGGCGTGAATGTTCTTATTGAAAAACAAAACTTGGATGGACTTTGGGCATATGGTATCACTTGCATTGAGTACACTGAATTTGAAAAATATGGCATATCAGAACCTGCAGACCATAATGGCAG TTTGCAGGCTAGCTATCCGGCAAATACAAACATTATGTATGTTGATCTTCAAGCAGTAGAGGAAGTTGGATCACGCAGAAATGCTAGTTGCTTACCTGGAATGGTAATGAATCTAAAAAAGGCAGTATCATATGTGGATCATCTGGGCTTTGAGTGTAG TGCTGCTGGTGGCAGGCTAGAGTGCACGATGCAAAATATAGCAGATAATTTTATGAACACATATagctacaggtgcagtaaagcaATAGAAA GTGAGCTCGACACGTTCATTGTGTACAATGAAAGAAAAAAGGTCACTTCGTCAGCTAAAAGGAAGCTCAAACCAGAAGATAGATCACTGCACCAG ACACCAGAAGGTTCACTCCTCGATATTATGCGTAATGCTCATGATCTCCTTTCTAGCTGCAGCATAGAAGTTCCAAAG GTGAAAGACAATAATGAATACTTGCGTTCCAAGTTGCCGTTCCTCATATTTCTTCATCCTGCTCTAGGTCCAATTTGGGAGATCATAAAGCAAAAG TTTGTTGGTGGGTCCATCTCTAAAGGTTCAGAATTGCAAATAGAGGTGGCAGAATTTGTATGGAAAGATGTGGAG CTGGATGGAAGCCTTCTTATCTTAGCTGACAACATCATGGGTTCAACCAAGAGGAATACTCATGGTGAACAAATACTGCATTATGGTGCCAG GTGTGGTAGATGCAAGCTGCAAAGTGTTAAAATTGTGAATGATGGGATCAGCTGGGCTTCTCCCGGTAATGTCTATTGGAAGCATGATGTCGAAAGATCAGAATCTCTGAAGATTATTCTTCATGGAAATGCAGAATTTGAGGCAAAAGATGTTCTCttgaag GGTAACCATATGTTTGAAGTACCCGACGGTCACAGAATGCGCATCATTCAAGACGGATCAG GTTTTGCTGTTAAGTTAGATCGTATAAGCAAGGAAATGATGGACAGCGGGTCTTGGTACTGGGAGTATACGGTAGATGGTGCACATGTGAAGTTGAACATGGTAGAGCTGTAA
- the LOC124707659 gene encoding ammonium transporter 2 member 1-like has protein sequence MAVAAAAAAAAVGAYAAELPAVPEWLNKGDNAWQLTAATFVGIQSMPGLVVLYGSIVKKKWAVNSAFMALYAYASSLLVWVLVGFRMAFGERLLPFWGKAGVALSQGYLTGQARLSATAHGGENGTPAAEPFYPEATLVLFQFEFAAITLILLAGSVLGRMNIKAWMAFTPLWLLLSYTVGAFSLWGGGFLYHWGVIDYSGGYVIHLSSGIAGFTAAYWVGPRLKSDRERFSPNNILLMIAGGGLLWMGWAGFNGGAPYAANITASIAVLNTNVSAATSLLTWTCLDVIFFGKPSVIGAVQGMMTGLVCITPGAGLVQTWAAVIMGMCAGSVPWFSMMILHKKSTLLMKVDDTLAVFHTHAVAGLLGGVLTGLLATPELMAMESPVPGSKGAFYGGGIGQVGKQLAGAAFVIVWNLVVTTLILLGIGLFIPLRMPDDQLMIGDDAAHGEEAYALWGDGEKFDATRHDVSRGGAGGEREMGTAEQRLAGMGARGVTIQL, from the exons ATGGCTgttgcggcggcggccgcggcggcggccgtgggcGCGTACGCGGCGGAGCTCCCGGCGGTGCCGGAGTGGCTGAACAAGGGCGACAACGCGTGGCAGCTGACGGCGGCGACGTTCGTGGGCATCCAGTCCATGCCGggcctcgtcgtcctctacgGCAGCATCGTGAAGAAGAAGTGGGCCGTCAACTCCGCCTTCATGGCGCTCTACGCCTACGCCTCCTCCCTCCTGGTCTGGGTCCTCGTCGGCTTCCGCATGGCCTTCGGCGAGCGGCTGCTGCCCTTCTGGGGCAAGGCCGGCGTGGCGCTGTCGCAGGGCTACCTGACGGGCCAGGCGAGGCTGTCGGCGACGGCGCACGGCGGCGAGAACGGCACGCCCGCCGCCGAGCCCTTCTACCCGGAGGCGACGCTGGTGCTGTTCCAGTTCGAGTTCGCCGCCATCACGCTCATCCTCCTCGCCGGCTCCGTGCTCGGGCGGATGAACATCAAGGCCTGGATGGCCTTCACGCCGCTCTGGCTGCTGCTGTCGTACACGGTGGGCGCGTTTAGCCTCTGGGGCGGCGGCTTCCTCTACCACTGGGGCGTCATCGACTACTCCGGCGGATACGTCATCCACCTCTCCTCCGGCATCGCCGGCTTCACCGCCGCCTACTGG gtgggcccgaggctGAAGAGCGACCGCGAGCGCTTCTCCCCGAACAACATCTTGCTCATGATCGCCGGCGGCGGGCTGCTGTGGATGGGGTGGGCCGGGTTCAACGGCGGCGCGCCGTACGCCGCCAACATCACGGCGTCGATAGCCGTGCTCAACACCAACGTCAGCGCGGCGACGAGCCTGCTCACGTGGACGTGCCTCGACGTCATCTTCTTCGGCAAGCCGTCCGTCATCGGCGCCGTCCAGGGCATGATGACCGGCCTCGTCTGCATCACCCCCGGCGCAG GGCTGGTGCAGACCTGGGCGGCCGTGATCATGGGCATGTGCGCCGGCAGCGTGCCGTGGTTCAGCATGATGATCCTGCACAAGAAGTCCACCCTGCTGATGAAGGTCGACGACACGCTGGCCGTCTTCCACACCCACGCCGTGGCGGGGCTCCTGGGCGGCGTCCTCACGGGGCTGCTGGCCACGCCCGAGCTGATGGCCATGGAGTCCCCCGTGCCGGGGTCCAAGGGCGCCTTCTACGGCGGCGGCATCGGGCAGGTCGGCAAGCAGCTGGCCGGCGCGGCCTTCGTCATCGTGTGGAACCTCGTGGTCACCACGCTCATCCTGCTCGGCATCGGCCTCTTCATCCCGCTCCGGATGCCCGACGACCAGCTCATGATCGGCGACGACGCCGCGCACGGGGAGGAGGCATACGCGCTCTGGGGCGACGGCGAGAAGTTCGACGCCACGCGGCACGACGTGTCCAGGGGAGGCGCCGGCGGAGAGAGGGAGATGGGCACCGCCGAGCAGCGGCTCGCCGGCATGGGCGCCAGGGGAGTCACCATCCAGTTGTAG